The window GCCATCATACTGTTGAACTTGCCTATCGTTTGCTCCAGTTCGCTGATAGTATTCCCTAAATTAGCCTGCGCCAACGTATCACTGATCCGGGCAAGGTTTTTAGAAACCTTGTCTACATTCCCTATTGTACTGTTCAGCTTATCCTTGTTATCTGAAAGCAACCCGTCTAAAGATTTCGAAGCTGATTTAAAATTAGCAACAGTACTGTTCAGATTTCCAATGGTAGCTCTTAAGTTTTCTCTCGCTTCTGCGTCTAAAACCTTATCCATTCCAACCAGAACCGAATCGGTACTTACGATCATGTTTTCTATCTTTTCTTGTAACGGGGTCAGTTTTTGAGTCACTAACTCCGTCAGACCTGGTTTTACGGCTGATATCAATGTATCTCCTGATCTGGCGATTTCACTGCTGTCAAACCCGGGGACTATGCGGATACTTTTCCCTCCAATGATTCCGGTATCGAAGATTTCTGCCTTACTGGTTTTCGAAAATTGGAATTCACTATCGACCATGAGGGTTACCAATAAATTACCTTGCCCGTCAATAAACCGGATATCCTTTATGGTTCCTACCTGATACCCATTGATGGATATAGGTGTTCCGACAGCCAAACCGCCCACGTTATCATATACTGCGAAATATTTACGCCCGTTGGAAAATAATGAACTTGACTTTAAATAGGCAAACCCCAGAATAAATAAAAGGATACCGCCAAGTACAATGATTGCTGTTTTGAGTTCTCTAGATAGCTTCAAAAGAATTTGTTTTTACTATACAAAACAAAAATAGAAATAATTTTCATAGAAGCATTCTAATTTGAAATCGATTTTACTGCTTCACCAAGGCTTATTTTAACCCCGTTTTTGTATGCTACAATAAAACAGGAATTATACCCCTTGCTATTTGCTTCTCGCTGAAGTATTTTGGCTTTTTCAAAACTCGTGGTCTCGCCGTAAAAATAACGATAAGTCCCGTTATCTTCCTGCATTGAAATTGCTGACAACCCTTTAAAATTATACGGTTTTAAATCCAGTTTGTTTGATCCGGCCGCTATCTGAACTTTAAAGATAATAGCACTTGAGTTTATAGAAGAAACCTGAGCATGACCCTGAAGCTTTTCCGACAATGCCAATTCATTAATTTCATCGCCTGTATTTTCATCGACGGACTTCTTATAAGACAAGATAGCTTTCGCAATGGAGCTTGCCATTCCGTTTTGTCCTGATGAAGAGTTCAAATATTTCCCTTCGGGTTTGTAGGTCAGAAAACCCGTCTCTACCAGTACACTGGGCATCACTGTTTGATGTAGAACAACAAAAATATTTTGCTTAACTCCTCTGTTCGTCCTTTTTAGATCTCCAGTAAAATTATCCTGTATCAATTTCGCCAATAAAATACTCTGGTCTAAATATTCTTCCTGCATCATGGTTAGACCAATAAAACTTTCAGGAGCATTTAAGTCGTATTGTGAATATTTAACCTCGTAGTTCTCCTCTAAGTAAATTACAGAGTTCTCTTTTTTAGCCACCTCCATATTACGCTTATTACCATCCAACCCTAACACCCATGTTTCGGTTCCATGAGCGGAAGAATTATGGGCATTACAGTGTACCGATACAAATAAATCCGCTTCAGCATCATTGGCTATTTTTCCCCTTACATCTAAATCAACAAATTTATCAGTCTTTCGGGTGTAAATCACCTCAATATCATTATGCTTTTTGAGCATAGCCCCTACTTTCAACACTATATTCAAGGCTATATCCTTCTCTTTAAAGCCATTCCCCATATTACCAGGATCTTTCCCGCCATGGCCTGCATCTAAAACTACCTTGAATTTCTTGGTATTCTGCTGGGCATAAAAAGGAAATGCATATAACACAAACAAGCCTATAAAAAAATATGTTGTTAAATTCTTCATGTAATAATAACGTATTATATCTGTTATTAATTTTAATTAATTTCTAAGATTCTATATTTAAGAGAATAAAAAATATACGTAAGTTTGGCACGTCAAAAACTAAGCCATACTTTTACAAAAGTAAGATATAAAGCATTGCAAGCAAACAAACCTAACATACTTTTAGTGCTGTTTTTACTGTTTATGTGCTGGGTATCTCCAGCCCAGGAAACACCTGAAAAACAAGCTTTAAAAATTGAAGCTGAAAAAGATTCAATAAATGTTTCTATCAATAAAGATCTTATTCAGCCGGTAGCGCAGGAT of the Zhouia spongiae genome contains:
- a CDS encoding MlaD family protein, with the translated sequence MKLSRELKTAIIVLGGILLFILGFAYLKSSSLFSNGRKYFAVYDNVGGLAVGTPISINGYQVGTIKDIRFIDGQGNLLVTLMVDSEFQFSKTSKAEIFDTGIIGGKSIRIVPGFDSSEIARSGDTLISAVKPGLTELVTQKLTPLQEKIENMIVSTDSVLVGMDKVLDAEARENLRATIGNLNSTVANFKSASKSLDGLLSDNKDKLNSTIGNVDKVSKNLARISDTLAQANLGNTISELEQTIGKFNSMMAQMQQGEGSLGKLMKDETLYSNLSEASGQLELLLEDMRLNPKRYVHFSLFGKKQKAYEAPVEEPNNN
- a CDS encoding N-acetylmuramoyl-L-alanine amidase; the encoded protein is MKNLTTYFFIGLFVLYAFPFYAQQNTKKFKVVLDAGHGGKDPGNMGNGFKEKDIALNIVLKVGAMLKKHNDIEVIYTRKTDKFVDLDVRGKIANDAEADLFVSVHCNAHNSSAHGTETWVLGLDGNKRNMEVAKKENSVIYLEENYEVKYSQYDLNAPESFIGLTMMQEEYLDQSILLAKLIQDNFTGDLKRTNRGVKQNIFVVLHQTVMPSVLVETGFLTYKPEGKYLNSSSGQNGMASSIAKAILSYKKSVDENTGDEINELALSEKLQGHAQVSSINSSAIIFKVQIAAGSNKLDLKPYNFKGLSAISMQEDNGTYRYFYGETTSFEKAKILQREANSKGYNSCFIVAYKNGVKISLGEAVKSISN